The proteins below are encoded in one region of Salipiger sp. H15:
- a CDS encoding branched-chain amino acid ABC transporter permease, with protein sequence MSDLLRDLFPLVWSGMITGCLYALGALGLVMIFKSSRVVNFSHGNVAGFAAFLIYGFSSGMILELSWGAAVLLAVLAVIAIAFVTYAVISPLVFESDLTATIATLGIGLVAQGATLLIFGADIVSLDLPVPRFSMSVLGLFITGYDLTVLAVAVVTIGALFFVIDHTKLGIAFRAISENPFAAEVCGLNLRSVHLFSWIVAAVLGVVGALLIVPTTFLSVTTVAAFMLQAFAAAVIGGFGSLPGSLLGGLLIGILMNLFTFYVSPEFSSTFLLGVILLALNIFPNGILERVGGTRV encoded by the coding sequence ATGAGCGATCTTCTCCGCGACCTCTTCCCGCTGGTCTGGTCGGGAATGATCACCGGCTGCCTCTACGCGCTTGGGGCGCTGGGGCTGGTGATGATCTTCAAGTCCTCGCGGGTGGTGAACTTCTCGCATGGCAACGTGGCGGGCTTTGCCGCCTTCCTGATCTACGGCTTCTCGAGCGGCATGATCCTCGAGCTGAGCTGGGGGGCGGCGGTGCTGCTGGCGGTGCTGGCGGTGATCGCCATCGCCTTCGTGACCTATGCGGTGATCTCGCCGCTGGTCTTCGAGAGCGACCTGACCGCCACCATCGCGACGCTCGGCATCGGGCTGGTCGCGCAGGGGGCGACGCTGCTGATCTTCGGCGCCGACATCGTCAGCCTAGACCTGCCGGTTCCGCGCTTCAGCATGTCGGTGCTCGGGCTCTTCATCACCGGCTACGACCTGACCGTGCTGGCCGTGGCCGTGGTCACCATCGGCGCGCTCTTCTTCGTGATCGACCACACCAAGCTCGGCATCGCCTTCCGCGCGATCTCGGAGAACCCCTTTGCCGCCGAGGTCTGCGGGCTGAACCTGCGCTCGGTGCATCTTTTCTCCTGGATCGTCGCGGCGGTGCTGGGCGTCGTCGGGGCGCTGCTGATCGTGCCCACCACCTTCCTGAGCGTGACCACCGTGGCCGCCTTCATGCTGCAGGCCTTCGCCGCGGCGGTCATCGGCGGCTTCGGCAGCCTGCCCGGAAGCCTTCTCGGCGGGCTGCTCATCGGCATCCTGATGAACCTCTTCACCTTCTACGTCTCGCCCGAGTTCAGCAGCACCTTCCTGCTGGGCGTGATCCTGCTGGCGCTGAACATCTTCCCCAATGGCATCCTCGAGCGCGTCGGAGGGACCCGTGTCTGA
- a CDS encoding ABC transporter ATP-binding protein, translating to MTELLNVSDLSVFYGAKAQAVEDVSFAVGAGAVVALLGANGAGKTSIMRAVAGLGPARGTVRFDGEDVSALPARERVRRGIVYVPEGREIVGGMSVRENLVLGGYHLGARERKARAAMVLDLFPEIADKADRGAWRLSGGEQQMLAIGRGLMAGPRLLLLDEPSLGLAPMLVRRVFDRLGAIRRETGLAIMLVEQNLVMTMRICDELHFLRGGRLVGHRSAGELRDSAARQEAIDAYLGAASAA from the coding sequence ATGACTGAACTTCTGAACGTCTCGGACCTGTCGGTCTTCTACGGCGCCAAGGCGCAGGCGGTCGAGGATGTGTCCTTCGCGGTTGGCGCGGGGGCGGTGGTGGCGCTGCTCGGCGCGAACGGTGCGGGCAAGACCTCGATCATGCGGGCGGTGGCGGGGCTCGGCCCGGCGCGCGGAACGGTCCGCTTCGACGGCGAGGATGTCTCGGCGCTGCCCGCCCGCGAGCGGGTGCGGCGCGGCATCGTCTACGTGCCCGAGGGGCGCGAGATCGTCGGCGGCATGTCCGTGCGCGAGAACCTCGTGCTGGGCGGCTACCACCTTGGCGCGCGCGAGCGCAAGGCGCGGGCGGCGATGGTGCTCGACCTCTTCCCCGAGATCGCCGACAAGGCGGACCGCGGTGCCTGGCGCCTGTCGGGGGGCGAGCAGCAGATGCTGGCGATCGGGCGCGGGCTGATGGCGGGGCCGCGGCTGCTGCTGCTCGACGAGCCCTCGCTGGGGCTCGCGCCGATGCTGGTGCGCCGGGTCTTCGACCGGCTGGGCGCGATCCGTCGCGAGACCGGCCTCGCGATCATGCTGGTCGAGCAGAACCTCGTGATGACCATGCGCATCTGCGACGAGCTGCACTTCCTGCGCGGCGGGCGGCTGGTCGGGCACCGCAGCGCCGGCGAGCTGCGCGACAGCGCGGCGCGGCAGGAGGCGATCGACGCCTATCTCGGCGCGGCCTCGGCGGCATGA
- a CDS encoding SDR family oxidoreductase: MTLIPVSAPARMDGKIALVTGAAGGIGRATTLALAEAGATVIATDLAESAEFDNPAVSYRRYDVTSRDETEALIAAVVAEHGRIDALILCAGTISHRPLWDSTDDEWRAILDVNLMGVVNPVRAAFPVMAEQGMGKMVALGSIASKIGGVASGPSYVAAKSAVHGLMKWVAKAGASKGVYASVIAPGPVETPMWETVTQRAAPSAHGSVPLGRFGQPEDIAQAILFLCSPASNWITGTVLDVNGGMLMD; the protein is encoded by the coding sequence ATGACCCTGATACCAGTCAGCGCGCCGGCGCGCATGGACGGGAAGATCGCGCTCGTGACGGGCGCGGCGGGCGGCATCGGCCGCGCAACGACGCTGGCTCTGGCCGAGGCCGGGGCCACGGTCATCGCCACTGACCTCGCCGAAAGCGCCGAGTTCGACAATCCGGCGGTCAGCTACCGCCGCTACGACGTCACCTCGCGCGACGAGACCGAGGCGCTGATCGCGGCGGTGGTCGCCGAGCATGGCCGCATCGACGCGCTGATCCTCTGCGCCGGCACGATCTCGCACCGGCCGCTGTGGGACTCGACCGACGACGAGTGGCGCGCGATCCTCGACGTCAACCTGATGGGGGTGGTGAACCCGGTGCGCGCGGCCTTCCCGGTCATGGCCGAACAGGGCATGGGCAAGATGGTCGCCCTGGGCTCGATCGCCTCGAAGATCGGCGGCGTCGCCTCGGGCCCATCCTACGTCGCGGCGAAATCGGCGGTGCACGGCTTGATGAAATGGGTCGCCAAGGCCGGTGCGTCCAAGGGCGTCTACGCCAGCGTCATCGCCCCCGGCCCGGTCGAGACCCCGATGTGGGAGACCGTGACCCAGCGCGCCGCGCCCTCGGCCCACGGCAGCGTCCCCCTCGGCAGGTTCGGCCAGCCCGAGGACATCGCGCAGGCGATCCTGTTCCTCTGCTCGCCTGCCTCCAACTGGATCACCGGAACCGTTCTCGACGTGAACGGCGGCATGTTGATGGATTGA
- a CDS encoding NAD(P)-dependent oxidoreductase — protein MSETDTIGFIGLGVMGGPMCCNMAAKHPGEVLAFDLSEAALAEVETAGARRVGSVEELAARADIIFLSLPGGPQVEAVSAAIGAAMGRCAVVVDLSTTPVELARKVAASLAGQGIEFADAPVARTREAARKGALAIMVGAPAPLFARIEPLLRYVATDITLGGEVGAGQVLKLVNNMLVFANTVALAEMMVLGERAGVAPETLLDAVSKGSGDSFVLRNHGRKAMLPRDFPDKAFSPEYVLKDISYVFELAAQTGVPLPAAEAARSYYAAAPDHGLSGRYFPGVIELVEKGVMKDGGGTRDEEAAA, from the coding sequence ATGAGCGAGACGGACACCATCGGATTCATCGGGCTCGGCGTCATGGGCGGGCCGATGTGCTGCAACATGGCGGCAAAGCACCCGGGCGAGGTGCTGGCCTTCGACCTCTCGGAGGCGGCACTGGCCGAGGTCGAGACCGCCGGGGCACGGCGCGTTGGCTCGGTCGAAGAGCTGGCGGCGCGGGCCGACATCATCTTCCTGTCGCTGCCCGGCGGGCCTCAGGTCGAGGCGGTGAGCGCCGCGATCGGCGCGGCAATGGGGCGCTGCGCGGTGGTGGTCGACCTGTCCACCACGCCGGTCGAGCTGGCCCGCAAGGTCGCCGCATCGCTGGCGGGGCAGGGCATCGAATTTGCCGACGCGCCCGTCGCCCGCACCCGCGAGGCCGCCCGCAAGGGCGCGCTGGCGATCATGGTGGGCGCACCCGCGCCGCTTTTCGCCCGGATCGAGCCGCTGCTGCGCTACGTCGCGACCGACATCACGCTCGGCGGCGAGGTCGGGGCGGGGCAGGTGCTCAAGCTGGTCAACAACATGCTGGTCTTTGCCAATACCGTGGCGCTGGCCGAGATGATGGTGCTGGGCGAGCGGGCCGGGGTCGCGCCCGAGACGCTGCTCGACGCCGTGTCGAAGGGCTCGGGCGACAGTTTCGTGCTGCGCAACCATGGCCGCAAGGCGATGCTGCCGCGCGACTTCCCGGACAAGGCCTTCTCGCCGGAATATGTGCTCAAGGACATCTCCTACGTGTTCGAGCTGGCGGCGCAGACCGGCGTGCCGCTGCCCGCCGCCGAGGCCGCGCGCAGCTACTACGCCGCCGCGCCGGACCACGGGCTCTCGGGGCGCTACTTCCCCGGGGTGATCGAGCTGGTCGAGAAGGGCGTCATGAAGGACGGTGGCGGCACCCGCGACGAGGAGGCGGCGGCATGA
- a CDS encoding isochorismatase family cysteine hydrolase: MAADSILLVMDMLNDLVHPEGMGATTYVPLCQERGVYENTALAISRAREAGLMVGYVRVGFSPDYAECPPGSPVFSKARANGVFTLGSWGTEVHERFAPQDGDPDIVKHRVSPFYGTKLEPLLRAQGIRQLILAGVSTNGVVSAAVREGHDRDYDCVVLEDCCAGATREEHDCALAGLRRYATITTAAALVL; encoded by the coding sequence ATGGCCGCGGACAGCATCCTGCTCGTCATGGACATGCTCAACGATCTCGTCCACCCCGAGGGGATGGGCGCGACAACCTACGTCCCGCTCTGCCAGGAGCGCGGTGTCTACGAGAACACCGCCCTGGCGATCAGCCGTGCCCGCGAGGCTGGGCTGATGGTCGGCTACGTGCGGGTCGGCTTCTCGCCGGACTACGCCGAATGCCCGCCCGGATCGCCGGTGTTCAGCAAGGCCCGCGCCAACGGGGTCTTCACCCTCGGCAGCTGGGGCACAGAGGTCCACGAGCGCTTTGCGCCGCAGGACGGGGACCCGGACATCGTCAAGCACCGCGTCAGCCCGTTCTACGGCACCAAGCTCGAGCCGCTGCTGCGCGCGCAGGGGATCCGGCAGCTGATCCTCGCGGGGGTCTCGACCAACGGCGTCGTCTCGGCCGCGGTGCGCGAGGGTCATGACCGCGACTACGACTGCGTGGTGCTCGAGGATTGCTGCGCCGGGGCGACCCGCGAGGAGCACGACTGCGCCCTCGCCGGGCTGCGCCGCTATGCAACGATCACGACGGCGGCGGCACTGGTCCTCTGA
- a CDS encoding N-acyl homoserine lactonase family protein: MTDTTWRIYGIRHAINEGRTRGQNFILEGDPGAGLVLDFYSWVLVSEARAIVVDTGMDPAKAAKHGHTHLASPVAALAALGIDAAQADTVILTHAHYDHLGFLDAFPAARFHMQAEEMAYVTGPWMQKPWFRRAYEPDEILRLVTLLHTDRLDLHGREAEIADGVSVHWVGGHCAGQEIVRVRTARGWVVLASDALHYYEEYERGVPFAVVFNSSDMIAAHDRIRALADSDDHVLPAHDPRIARIYPQVGDFAHLFRLDVAPNSGNAT; this comes from the coding sequence ATGACCGACACGACCTGGCGCATCTACGGCATCCGCCACGCGATCAACGAGGGCCGCACCCGCGGGCAGAACTTCATCCTCGAGGGCGATCCCGGGGCGGGGCTGGTGCTTGACTTCTATTCCTGGGTGCTGGTCTCGGAGGCGCGCGCGATCGTCGTCGACACCGGCATGGATCCGGCGAAGGCGGCCAAACACGGGCACACCCACCTCGCCAGCCCGGTCGCGGCGCTCGCCGCGCTCGGCATCGACGCCGCGCAGGCGGACACGGTGATCCTCACCCACGCGCATTACGACCACCTCGGCTTTCTCGACGCCTTCCCGGCGGCGCGGTTCCACATGCAGGCCGAGGAGATGGCCTATGTCACCGGCCCCTGGATGCAGAAACCCTGGTTCCGCCGCGCCTACGAACCCGACGAGATCCTGCGCCTCGTGACGCTTCTGCATACGGACCGGCTGGACCTGCACGGGCGCGAGGCGGAGATCGCCGACGGGGTGAGCGTGCACTGGGTCGGCGGCCATTGCGCCGGGCAGGAGATCGTCCGGGTGCGCACCGCCCGCGGCTGGGTCGTGCTCGCCTCGGACGCGCTGCACTATTACGAGGAATACGAGCGCGGCGTGCCCTTCGCGGTGGTCTTCAATTCCTCGGACATGATCGCCGCGCATGACCGGATCCGCGCGCTGGCGGACAGCGACGACCACGTGCTTCCGGCGCATGACCCGCGCATCGCCCGGATCTACCCGCAGGTCGGGGATTTCGCGCATCTCTTCCGGCTTGACGTGGCACCCAATTCGGGAAATGCGACATGA
- a CDS encoding CaiB/BaiF CoA-transferase family protein, translating to MTNGVLAGRTVIELGSMIAAPFATHILQQLGAEVIKIEPPGGETTRRLVRGGPSGSYLAFNRGKKSLCLDLQSAEGSEVFRRLVARADILVHNLSPAAARKLGASFEACSAINPRLVFCHIKGYGAGPLAEEVASNPIAEAATGVMFSNRPEGRPARLGPSYHDQFAGCYAAIAVLAALLSGEEDKRNIELGLYETGLHIAARDLLAVQLNSQILGRTETEPSAEFSIPGYGAYETRDGRWIYLVMLTDEHWRRFCRAVDLTPDPELATLRARRRARPQVETLVREAVAALGYEALAERLARQGVGFTEVLSTDRVLEAPQAQVPGKTSAFGFSDLDFLTPDLPLPHLLRSEGRADPPPLLGENSAELLADLGYAEGEIAALLAAGTILGADGDADLWSRGTPGARAAG from the coding sequence ATGACCAACGGCGTTCTCGCAGGCAGGACGGTGATCGAGCTCGGCAGCATGATCGCCGCCCCCTTCGCCACGCATATCCTCCAGCAGCTCGGCGCGGAGGTGATCAAGATCGAGCCGCCCGGCGGCGAGACGACGCGCCGGCTCGTGCGCGGCGGCCCGAGCGGCAGCTACCTCGCCTTCAACCGCGGCAAGAAGAGCCTCTGCCTCGACCTGCAATCCGCAGAAGGTAGCGAGGTCTTCCGCCGCCTCGTCGCGCGGGCGGACATCCTCGTGCACAACCTCTCGCCCGCCGCGGCGCGCAAGCTTGGCGCGAGTTTCGAGGCCTGCAGCGCGATCAACCCTCGCCTCGTCTTCTGCCACATCAAGGGCTACGGCGCGGGGCCGCTTGCCGAGGAGGTCGCCTCGAACCCGATCGCCGAGGCGGCAACCGGGGTGATGTTCTCCAACCGGCCCGAGGGCCGGCCGGCGCGGCTCGGCCCGTCCTACCACGACCAGTTCGCCGGCTGCTACGCGGCGATCGCGGTGCTGGCGGCGCTGCTCTCGGGCGAGGAGGACAAGCGCAACATCGAGCTCGGGCTCTACGAGACCGGGCTGCACATCGCGGCGCGCGACCTGCTCGCGGTGCAGCTGAATTCGCAGATCCTCGGCCGCACCGAGACCGAGCCCTCTGCCGAGTTCTCGATCCCCGGCTACGGCGCCTACGAAACGCGGGACGGGCGCTGGATCTACCTCGTCATGCTCACCGACGAGCATTGGCGGCGGTTCTGCCGGGCGGTGGACCTGACGCCGGACCCCGAGCTGGCGACGCTGCGCGCCCGGCGCCGCGCCCGGCCGCAGGTCGAGACGCTCGTGCGCGAGGCGGTGGCGGCGCTCGGCTACGAGGCGCTGGCCGAGAGGCTGGCCCGGCAGGGCGTCGGCTTTACCGAGGTCCTCTCGACCGACCGCGTGCTCGAGGCGCCGCAGGCGCAAGTGCCCGGGAAAACCAGTGCATTCGGCTTCAGCGACCTCGACTTCCTGACGCCGGACCTGCCCCTGCCGCACCTGCTCCGCTCGGAAGGCCGCGCCGATCCGCCGCCGCTGCTGGGCGAGAACAGTGCCGAGCTGCTGGCGGACCTCGGCTATGCCGAGGGCGAGATCGCCGCCCTGCTGGCCGCCGGCACGATCCTCGGCGCCGACGGGGACGCGGATCTCTGGTCGCGCGGGACCCCCGGCGCGCGGGCCGCCGGCTGA
- a CDS encoding GntR family transcriptional regulator codes for MLKHQTKEERVADYLREGIISGRFPRGSKLKQAEIAEQIGTSITPVREAIKLLEAEGFILGTANRGATVAPFDINATEEIVDLRVTLECKLALRAMERLTSEQVAELRELQAQIEDAAGRGDRDAVRSINYRFHEVLYLAADLPQTLRFVRALWARYPFDLINKLDNRVGRASKEHREMLSAVLARDEGAMLSALRMHIRAGWDEFKESYTG; via the coding sequence ATGTTAAAGCATCAAACCAAGGAAGAGCGGGTCGCGGACTACCTGCGCGAGGGGATCATCTCGGGGCGCTTTCCGCGTGGCTCGAAGCTGAAGCAGGCGGAGATCGCCGAGCAGATCGGCACCAGCATCACCCCCGTGCGCGAGGCGATCAAGCTGCTCGAGGCCGAGGGCTTCATCCTCGGCACGGCGAACCGCGGCGCGACGGTGGCCCCCTTCGACATCAATGCGACCGAAGAGATCGTCGACCTGCGCGTCACGCTGGAATGCAAGCTGGCGCTGCGGGCGATGGAACGGCTGACCTCCGAGCAGGTGGCCGAGCTGCGCGAGCTTCAGGCGCAGATCGAGGATGCCGCCGGGCGCGGCGACCGCGACGCGGTGCGCAGCATCAACTACCGCTTCCACGAGGTGCTCTACCTCGCCGCCGACCTGCCGCAGACGCTGCGCTTCGTCCGCGCGCTCTGGGCCCGCTACCCGTTCGACCTGATCAACAAGCTCGACAACCGGGTGGGCCGCGCCTCGAAGGAGCACCGCGAGATGCTGAGCGCCGTGCTTGCCCGCGACGAGGGCGCCATGCTTTCGGCGCTGCGCATGCACATCCGCGCGGGCTGGGACGAATTCAAGGAAAGCTACACCGGGTAG
- a CDS encoding ABC transporter substrate-binding protein, which produces MFHGLKGPLCAAALAASCVSATSSGAAEPGIDEANKVVTIGAFTPVTGPVPFYAILTHAAEAYYRNLNESGGIDGWTINYVTKDDGYDPARSVAVTRQMVEDDGIFALSASIGTATNVAVLPYAREVGLPMVGPIGGASAFFVERNVFPLLPDYGWSAASNLDYAVNGLGLKKVALLWENDELGKSAKRGFEAYMAELGMEAAESVPFDVKTTSFSPHIRRVANSGAEAVILFGSNANLAAALKAADLQGVDVTWFAPFFTADPSTQKLAGDLLDGVYFSSWLLPVSSDEPDIAAYRESIARYYPDDPVGVFGLNGWSNAAIFHKGFEALLDSGKELTRENLVAALETLEGAAIGGARGVTFEEGDHRGTRQEGIIQAKDGGFALVQDFRAYPAAAFEMAAAQ; this is translated from the coding sequence ATGTTTCATGGACTGAAGGGGCCGCTCTGCGCAGCGGCGCTTGCGGCAAGCTGCGTCTCGGCGACATCGTCCGGCGCGGCGGAGCCGGGCATCGACGAGGCGAACAAGGTGGTGACCATCGGCGCCTTCACCCCGGTGACGGGGCCGGTGCCGTTCTACGCGATCCTGACGCACGCCGCCGAGGCCTATTACCGCAATCTCAACGAGAGCGGCGGCATCGACGGCTGGACGATCAACTACGTCACCAAGGATGACGGCTACGATCCGGCGCGTTCGGTCGCGGTCACCCGGCAGATGGTCGAGGATGACGGCATCTTCGCCCTTTCCGCCTCGATCGGCACGGCGACCAACGTCGCGGTGCTGCCCTATGCGCGCGAGGTGGGCCTGCCCATGGTCGGGCCGATCGGCGGGGCCAGCGCCTTCTTCGTCGAGCGCAACGTCTTCCCGCTGCTGCCGGACTACGGCTGGTCGGCGGCGTCGAACCTCGATTACGCGGTGAACGGGCTCGGCCTGAAGAAGGTCGCGCTGCTGTGGGAGAACGACGAGCTTGGCAAGTCCGCCAAGCGCGGTTTCGAGGCCTACATGGCCGAGCTGGGGATGGAGGCGGCGGAGTCGGTGCCCTTCGACGTGAAGACCACCAGCTTCAGCCCGCATATCCGGCGCGTCGCCAATTCCGGCGCCGAGGCGGTGATCCTCTTCGGCTCGAACGCCAACCTCGCGGCGGCGCTGAAGGCGGCGGACCTGCAGGGGGTCGACGTGACATGGTTCGCGCCCTTCTTCACCGCCGACCCCTCGACGCAGAAGCTGGCGGGGGACCTGCTGGACGGGGTCTACTTCTCGTCCTGGCTGCTGCCGGTGTCGAGCGACGAGCCCGACATCGCCGCCTACCGCGAGTCCATCGCCAGGTACTACCCGGACGATCCTGTCGGCGTCTTCGGCCTCAACGGCTGGAGCAACGCGGCGATCTTCCACAAGGGGTTCGAGGCGCTGCTGGACTCCGGCAAGGAGCTGACGCGCGAGAACCTCGTCGCGGCGCTCGAGACGCTCGAGGGGGCCGCGATCGGCGGCGCCCGCGGGGTGACCTTCGAGGAGGGCGATCACCGCGGCACCCGGCAGGAAGGCATCATCCAGGCCAAGGACGGCGGCTTCGCACTGGTGCAGGATTTCCGCGCCTACCCGGCGGCCGCCTTCGAGATGGCGGCGGCGCAATGA
- a CDS encoding ABC transporter ATP-binding protein, which yields MMDIATNALKGEGIALSFGGIEVLRGLDVEFRAGEITGLIGPNGAGKTSLFNCLTGAYAPQKGSIRYAGQSLDGLSPAARAGMGIVRSFQHVALSPDLSVLENVMIGVARNHHAGWQHAFLPTRRGRAEMAAMQAEAERALSELGLAGAGGKLPAELPPGMLRLVEIARAIVGRPSVLLLDEPAAGLNNSETRDLMRSLRKLAAPDLVMVVVEHDMDLVMSICDRIYVLNFGSFVACGSPDEVRRDEEVVRIYLGSDDD from the coding sequence ATGATGGACATCGCGACCAACGCGCTGAAGGGCGAGGGCATCGCGCTCTCCTTCGGCGGGATCGAGGTGCTGCGTGGGCTCGACGTCGAGTTCCGCGCCGGCGAGATCACCGGGCTCATCGGACCGAACGGTGCGGGCAAGACCTCGCTCTTCAACTGCCTGACCGGCGCCTATGCGCCGCAGAAGGGCTCGATCCGCTACGCCGGGCAGAGCCTCGACGGGCTTTCCCCTGCGGCGCGGGCAGGCATGGGGATCGTGCGCAGCTTCCAGCACGTGGCGCTGAGCCCCGACCTCAGCGTGCTCGAGAACGTGATGATTGGCGTCGCGCGCAACCACCACGCGGGCTGGCAACACGCCTTTCTGCCGACCCGCCGCGGCCGCGCCGAGATGGCGGCGATGCAGGCCGAGGCCGAGCGCGCGCTTTCCGAGCTTGGTCTGGCCGGGGCCGGCGGCAAGCTTCCGGCGGAACTGCCGCCGGGGATGCTGCGGCTGGTCGAGATCGCCCGCGCCATCGTCGGGCGCCCGTCGGTGCTGCTGCTCGACGAGCCCGCGGCGGGGCTCAACAACTCCGAGACCCGCGATCTGATGCGCAGCCTGCGCAAGCTCGCCGCGCCCGATCTGGTGATGGTGGTGGTCGAGCATGACATGGATCTCGTGATGTCGATCTGCGACCGGATCTACGTGCTGAACTTCGGCAGCTTCGTCGCGTGCGGCAGTCCCGACGAGGTGCGCCGCGACGAGGAGGTGGTGCGCATCTACCTGGGGAGCGACGATGACTGA
- a CDS encoding branched-chain amino acid ABC transporter permease — translation MSDHPVPFTAAAPRERLAARVPAGAPSLVLAAALLLLPVIVGGSWIFALGVCFANAIGVLAVSLLVRYGGEVSIGHGFFAAVGAYSVAVLDTRYGLSLLASLPLALVLGVICGVLFAWPSRRLSGIYLAVSTMALALAVPELINNADGLTGGYEGLYVSKPVIPGVPMAMQRYYAALLVLFAVVGALARLRRSRQGLQLLLAKAHPAAADAFGTRRVWARISVMAISGGIAALCGAMLGYAGSTVSPSGFTLWSSIFLLVGSVVSFYGLTLPRALVGGAFLTLVPQLLSASGAWIPVFYGLALLGMILLGHHLPRLREKLSTRREEA, via the coding sequence GTGTCTGACCATCCCGTTCCATTCACCGCCGCCGCGCCGCGCGAGCGCCTCGCGGCACGGGTTCCGGCCGGGGCTCCGAGCCTTGTCCTCGCCGCCGCGCTGCTCCTGCTGCCGGTGATCGTCGGGGGCTCGTGGATCTTCGCGCTCGGGGTCTGCTTTGCCAATGCCATCGGCGTGCTCGCGGTGAGCCTGCTGGTGCGCTACGGCGGCGAGGTCTCGATCGGCCACGGCTTCTTCGCCGCGGTGGGAGCCTATTCCGTGGCGGTGCTCGACACGCGCTACGGCCTGTCGCTGCTCGCCAGCCTGCCGCTGGCGCTGGTCCTCGGCGTCATCTGCGGCGTGCTCTTCGCCTGGCCGTCGCGCCGGCTGTCGGGGATCTACCTGGCCGTGTCCACCATGGCGCTGGCGCTGGCCGTGCCGGAGCTGATCAACAACGCCGACGGGCTGACCGGCGGCTACGAGGGGCTCTACGTCTCGAAGCCGGTGATCCCCGGCGTGCCGATGGCGATGCAGCGCTACTACGCGGCGCTGCTGGTGCTCTTCGCGGTGGTCGGCGCGCTGGCCCGGCTGCGGCGCTCGCGGCAGGGGCTGCAGCTGCTGCTGGCCAAGGCGCATCCCGCCGCCGCCGATGCCTTCGGCACGCGCCGGGTCTGGGCGCGCATCTCGGTCATGGCGATCAGCGGCGGCATCGCGGCGCTCTGCGGGGCGATGCTGGGCTATGCCGGATCGACGGTCTCGCCGAGCGGCTTCACCCTCTGGTCGTCGATCTTCCTGCTGGTGGGCTCGGTGGTCAGCTTCTACGGCCTGACGCTGCCGCGCGCGCTGGTCGGCGGGGCGTTCCTGACGCTGGTGCCGCAGCTGCTTTCGGCCTCGGGGGCGTGGATACCGGTGTTCTACGGGCTGGCGCTTCTCGGGATGATCCTGCTCGGCCACCACCTTCCGCGGCTGCGCGAGAAGCTCTCCACACGCAGGGAGGAGGCATGA